A portion of the Acidobacteriaceae bacterium genome contains these proteins:
- a CDS encoding AAA family ATPase, whose product MLLAELGDRICILGPSGSGKSTLACAIARKRGLTAIHLDQMHHESGSNWVPRPYAEFQQLHDEAITGERWVMDGNYSKLFPQRFARATGMILLDVSTATSLLRYVRRSLFERERAGALEGGFDSVKWNILHHILAVSPKNRRRYAAIYEQVSLPKLRLDSPRALAVCYREWGLER is encoded by the coding sequence ATGCTGCTTGCCGAGCTTGGAGACCGTATCTGCATCCTCGGACCGTCGGGCAGCGGTAAATCGACGCTGGCCTGCGCCATCGCCCGCAAACGAGGGCTGACGGCTATTCACCTCGACCAGATGCACCACGAGTCCGGCTCCAACTGGGTTCCCCGTCCCTATGCCGAGTTCCAGCAGTTGCACGATGAGGCCATCACCGGTGAGCGCTGGGTGATGGACGGCAACTACTCCAAGCTGTTTCCACAACGTTTTGCCCGTGCGACCGGCATGATCCTGCTCGATGTCTCCACCGCAACAAGCCTGCTGCGTTACGTGCGGCGGTCGCTCTTCGAGCGTGAACGGGCCGGTGCGCTCGAAGGCGGATTCGATAGCGTGAAATGGAACATACTCCACCACATCCTCGCGGTCTCACCGAAGAACAGGAGACGCTACGCTGCGATCTACGAGCAGGTGTCGCTGCCGAAGCTGAGGCTCGACTCTCCACGAGCGCTCGCGGTCTGCTATCGCGAGTGGGGTCTCGAACGCTAG
- a CDS encoding VWA domain-containing protein produces MWRQVAWVLAVAVAVPLWAQDEKPKVGDPVSVPFLVRDKKGEPVTGLNKDNFAIKVDGTAQPVRSVTLGATDPILYGLVVDVGKGERDNIDRVQRAAHALVKGLRPGDRMFLVQFAKQIELLQEPTADKAALERSLNLLGTSSPSFHPRPDGPEVTRDSEGRRSESGGTSLNDAVYLSCEEVMSREKVGRRVLLVASDGVDIHSKKSSTEVVESIERTRTVVYTAFLPSKQEPGAQTNRNGSRNGSGNGNGRPSIGGLPGSYPGGGGGYPGSGYPGSGSPSGGGSNPNGTGQQKPNTGDERQHRPNIDGTQVLAKMSRASGGRLLSEEKHTSLEEQFASVSDDLAAMYWVEITPLGKASRQAYHSFDFVVTGPDKSKKVEVQTPDGYYAGS; encoded by the coding sequence GTGTGGCGACAAGTTGCGTGGGTGTTGGCGGTTGCGGTTGCCGTTCCGTTGTGGGCGCAGGACGAAAAGCCGAAGGTCGGCGATCCCGTGAGCGTCCCGTTTCTGGTGCGCGACAAAAAGGGCGAGCCCGTCACCGGCCTCAACAAGGACAACTTCGCCATCAAGGTGGACGGCACCGCGCAGCCCGTGCGCTCCGTCACCCTCGGTGCAACCGACCCCATCCTCTACGGCCTCGTCGTCGACGTCGGTAAGGGCGAGCGCGACAACATCGACCGCGTGCAACGCGCAGCCCACGCGCTCGTCAAAGGCCTCCGTCCCGGCGACCGGATGTTTCTCGTGCAGTTCGCCAAGCAGATCGAACTCCTGCAGGAGCCAACCGCCGACAAGGCCGCGTTGGAGCGTTCCCTGAACCTGCTCGGCACCTCGAGCCCCTCCTTCCACCCCCGCCCCGACGGCCCCGAGGTCACGCGCGACAGCGAAGGTCGCCGCTCCGAATCCGGTGGCACCTCGTTGAATGACGCGGTCTACCTGAGCTGCGAAGAAGTCATGTCCCGCGAGAAAGTCGGGCGGCGCGTCCTGCTCGTCGCCTCCGACGGCGTCGACATCCACTCCAAAAAGTCCTCCACCGAGGTCGTCGAGTCCATCGAACGCACCCGCACGGTCGTCTACACAGCCTTCCTGCCCTCGAAACAGGAGCCTGGAGCCCAGACCAATCGCAACGGAAGCCGCAACGGCAGTGGGAACGGTAACGGTCGCCCAAGCATCGGCGGCCTGCCGGGCTCGTACCCCGGCGGCGGGGGTGGCTATCCCGGCAGCGGCTATCCCGGGAGCGGATCACCCAGCGGCGGCGGCAGCAACCCCAACGGCACCGGCCAGCAGAAGCCCAACACCGGCGACGAACGTCAGCACCGGCCTAACATCGACGGCACCCAGGTGCTCGCCAAGATGAGCCGCGCCAGCGGCGGCCGTCTGCTCAGCGAAGAAAAACACACCTCGCTCGAAGAGCAGTTCGCCTCCGTCAGCGACGATCTGGCCGCCATGTACTGGGTCGAGATCACGCCCCTCGGCAAGGCGTCGCGTCAGGCGTATCACTCGTTTGACTTCGTCGTCACGGGGCCTGATAAATCGAAAAAAGTCGAAGTCCAGACACCCGACGGCTACTACGCCGGCAGCTGA
- a CDS encoding thioredoxin family protein yields the protein MKRMRNFSNWNRLLAVVLLGSVAGVVACRKAAAPAVEDTSAKPMTAEQRKAAHIPVIRPQPRNIYPSINDAPGDLKAALKEAKADHKRIILDFGGDWCGDCQVLDVYFRQSPNDDLLDKNFVKVNINIGHEDANTDIAHKYGVPLHGVPALAVLDANGKVLFSQDTQFSDMRYMEAQSVTDFLNKWKG from the coding sequence ATGAAACGTATGCGTAACTTCTCAAACTGGAACAGGTTGTTGGCCGTCGTGTTGCTTGGCTCTGTCGCGGGAGTCGTTGCGTGTCGCAAAGCCGCCGCACCCGCCGTGGAAGACACTTCCGCGAAGCCGATGACAGCAGAACAGCGCAAGGCCGCGCACATCCCGGTCATCCGCCCCCAGCCGCGCAATATCTATCCTTCGATCAACGATGCCCCCGGCGACCTGAAGGCCGCGCTGAAAGAGGCCAAGGCCGATCACAAGCGCATCATCCTGGACTTCGGTGGCGACTGGTGCGGCGACTGCCAGGTGCTCGACGTCTACTTCCGCCAGTCCCCGAACGATGATCTGCTCGACAAGAACTTCGTGAAGGTGAACATCAACATCGGCCACGAAGACGCGAACACCGATATCGCCCACAAGTACGGCGTGCCGCTGCACGGCGTCCCCGCGCTGGCCGTGCTGGACGCAAACGGCAAGGTGCTCTTCTCTCAGGACACCCAGTTCTCTGACATGCGCTACATGGAAGCGCAGTCCGTCACCGACTTCCTGAATAAGTGGAAGGGCTGA
- a CDS encoding YihY/virulence factor BrkB family protein has product MLEDPTLLDAEEKDDDTPLWMQPVRVFHLLRRAIFAAVEHDVLTVAQAVAYSAMVALFPALIVLAALVPLLPDSSPFQYQMAMFFNRVLPSTVAPLLHAYFITTHKSPQTARALLGTAVVSITGAANVMATLMEGFRRAHELPLTVGSFWPRRLRALALVPLSLVPMALASGLVVFGHFFSVWLASRMPFELQQPVYVLSFATRWLVALCGSVGIIAVIYHLGTDLSTHMRTHLDPLLREPWTILRRDWSWRASLPGAMVATFLWFLSTITFGWYVTRYANYGRVYGPLGAGIALLIWLYLIALSVLVGSEFNAQLRLPKRDRQTREFLFKLPDLRRLHKSVRAGRMAD; this is encoded by the coding sequence ATGCTGGAAGACCCGACGCTACTGGACGCAGAGGAGAAGGACGACGACACCCCGCTGTGGATGCAGCCGGTGCGCGTCTTCCATCTCCTGCGTCGGGCCATCTTCGCCGCCGTAGAGCATGACGTGCTGACCGTGGCGCAGGCCGTGGCGTACTCCGCCATGGTGGCGTTGTTCCCGGCGTTGATCGTGCTCGCGGCGCTCGTTCCTCTGCTGCCGGACTCCTCGCCCTTCCAGTACCAGATGGCGATGTTCTTCAATCGCGTGCTGCCTTCCACCGTCGCCCCTCTGCTCCACGCGTACTTCATCACCACGCACAAAAGCCCGCAAACGGCTCGCGCCCTGCTCGGCACCGCTGTCGTCAGCATCACCGGCGCGGCCAACGTGATGGCGACACTGATGGAAGGCTTCCGCCGCGCACACGAGCTCCCCTTGACGGTCGGCAGCTTCTGGCCCCGCCGTCTCCGAGCGCTGGCTCTGGTGCCGCTCTCGCTGGTTCCCATGGCGCTGGCCAGCGGCCTCGTCGTCTTTGGCCACTTTTTTTCGGTATGGCTCGCCAGCAGAATGCCGTTTGAGCTGCAGCAACCCGTCTACGTGCTCTCCTTTGCCACGCGCTGGCTGGTCGCCCTCTGCGGCAGCGTCGGCATCATCGCGGTCATCTACCACCTCGGTACCGACCTCAGCACGCACATGCGGACGCACCTTGACCCCTTGCTGCGCGAGCCGTGGACGATTCTCCGTCGCGACTGGAGCTGGCGTGCAAGCCTCCCCGGCGCCATGGTCGCGACCTTCCTCTGGTTCCTCTCCACGATCACCTTCGGCTGGTACGTCACCCGCTACGCAAACTACGGCCGTGTCTACGGCCCTCTGGGCGCAGGTATCGCGCTGTTGATCTGGCTTTATCTCATTGCGCTCAGTGTTTTGGTAGGCTCGGAGTTCAACGCGCAGCTTCGCCTGCCGAAGCGCGACCGGCAGACGCGGGAGTTCCTCTTCAAGCTGCCGGACCTGCGTCGTCTTCATAAATCTGTTCGCGCAGGTAGAATGGCTGATTGA
- the pyk gene encoding pyruvate kinase, producing the protein MMGSKKWLGNEGSRRAKIVATLGPASSTPETFRQLVRAGLDVARLNFSHGSHEQKAELIAMVRQVAKEEGKPICILADLQGPKIRTGVLVDHKPVLLEQGKLLTITPEQIEGTAEKVSTVFTTLAENLKPGDRILLSDGLIELHVVEIKGVDVVTTIINGGMLGEKKGINLPNINVKVPSLTEKDEIDLEFCIKQNCDAIAVSFVQTADDVRYVKSRIAQLGSDAWVISKLEKPQAVDHLESILEATDGIMVARGDLGVEVPPEKVPAIQKHIIRRCAATRKPVITATQMLESMIDNPRPTRAEASDVANAIYDGTDAVMLSAESAAGKYPVEAVAMMAKIVCETEEQMRNEPKVAAPQSSTRRKLSIPETICESMAHSAEEMDLAAIAIFTESGTTARLLSKYRPAAPIVALAPFESVTNRNMMLWGVWPITCSRFEGTDGLVNMAEDILEAEGIVKAKEVLGIVAGTATKSGATNFMRLHLVGDRK; encoded by the coding sequence ATGATGGGCAGCAAGAAGTGGTTGGGGAACGAAGGCTCGCGCCGGGCCAAGATTGTCGCAACGCTGGGACCGGCATCCAGCACACCGGAAACGTTCCGCCAACTCGTTCGTGCCGGGCTCGATGTAGCCCGCTTGAACTTCTCCCACGGCTCGCATGAGCAGAAGGCCGAACTGATCGCCATGGTGCGTCAGGTCGCGAAGGAAGAAGGCAAGCCGATCTGCATACTCGCCGATCTGCAAGGCCCAAAGATCCGTACCGGCGTTCTGGTCGATCACAAGCCCGTTCTGCTGGAGCAGGGCAAGCTGCTGACGATTACCCCCGAGCAGATTGAAGGCACGGCAGAGAAGGTCTCGACCGTCTTCACGACCCTCGCCGAAAACCTGAAGCCCGGCGACCGCATCCTGCTCTCCGACGGCCTGATTGAACTCCACGTCGTGGAGATCAAGGGCGTTGACGTGGTCACAACGATCATCAACGGCGGCATGCTCGGCGAAAAGAAGGGCATCAACCTTCCGAACATCAACGTCAAAGTTCCGTCGCTCACCGAAAAGGACGAAATTGATCTTGAGTTCTGCATCAAGCAGAACTGCGATGCAATTGCCGTCTCCTTCGTGCAGACAGCAGATGACGTTCGCTACGTGAAGTCCCGCATCGCTCAGCTTGGCTCGGACGCATGGGTCATCTCGAAGCTTGAGAAGCCGCAGGCGGTCGACCATCTGGAGTCGATTCTGGAAGCGACCGACGGCATCATGGTTGCGCGTGGCGACCTCGGCGTGGAAGTTCCGCCGGAGAAGGTTCCTGCGATCCAGAAGCACATCATTCGCCGTTGCGCGGCAACCCGCAAGCCGGTCATCACGGCCACGCAGATGCTGGAGTCGATGATCGACAACCCGCGCCCGACGCGTGCCGAAGCTTCTGACGTTGCGAACGCTATCTACGACGGCACCGATGCCGTCATGCTTTCGGCGGAGAGCGCTGCAGGCAAGTATCCGGTGGAAGCCGTGGCGATGATGGCGAAGATCGTTTGCGAGACCGAAGAGCAGATGCGTAACGAGCCGAAGGTGGCTGCACCGCAAAGCTCGACGCGCCGCAAGCTTTCGATTCCGGAGACGATCTGCGAGTCGATGGCGCACTCAGCTGAAGAGATGGACCTGGCTGCCATCGCCATCTTCACGGAGAGCGGAACAACAGCACGCCTGCTGTCGAAGTACCGTCCAGCCGCGCCGATTGTCGCGCTCGCTCCGTTCGAGTCCGTAACAAACCGCAACATGATGCTCTGGGGTGTCTGGCCGATCACCTGCAGCCGCTTCGAAGGCACGGATGGACTGGTGAATATGGCCGAAGACATCCTTGAAGCCGAAGGCATTGTGAAGGCAAAGGAAGTGCTCGGCATCGTTGCCGGTACGGCGACAAAGTCCGGTGCCACGAACTTCATGCGACTCCACCTGGTTGGCGACCGCAAGTAA
- a CDS encoding HigA family addiction module antitoxin codes for MQMYNPAHPGAILREAMGEDITITHLARHLRMTRANLSMILNGRMSVSPLVATKLAEAFPWTDAELWLRLQNQYDLAKVLRKKRQKILPVRPHKPVEHKLKNAA; via the coding sequence ATGCAGATGTATAACCCAGCACACCCCGGTGCCATCCTTCGCGAAGCCATGGGAGAAGACATTACGATCACTCATCTGGCGAGACATTTGCGTATGACGCGAGCCAATCTCTCGATGATTCTCAACGGCCGTATGAGTGTTTCGCCGCTTGTAGCCACGAAGCTGGCCGAAGCCTTTCCCTGGACCGATGCGGAGCTTTGGCTGCGCTTGCAGAACCAATACGATCTTGCAAAAGTTCTGCGTAAAAAACGCCAAAAGATCTTGCCCGTTCGGCCCCACAAGCCAGTCGAGCACAAACTGAAAAACGCGGCCTGA